The Sphingosinithalassobacter sp. CS137 genome includes a region encoding these proteins:
- a CDS encoding alginate export family protein yields the protein MNRLSPRRFAAATAFAVAAAMPASAFAQDASDSLRFSIEGDVRVRGEALDGQFRASGLEEDSFVSTRTRVKAELAAGPVRLVGELRDGRSLYMPDGDTAALSTSSVNTIEPLQAYGAFDIAGVAGGTLTLSGGRFTQEIGSGRLVGIPGFSNSVVSYAGVRAEWEGAGDRKAIFFWTRPFDTLPSDDAALRDNEVELDRVSNTVTFFGGSVTTGVIAGATGEAYVYRFAENDSVARPTRDRKLVTVGGRFARDPEAGVVDFDFEAAGQFGSIRAGTAPTAGELDVEAAMLHAEAGYTFATGWSPRVALAFDLATGDGADASYGRFDALYGTRRSDFGPTSIYGAVKGANIVSPGIRFDAEPNARLDMSLFVRGLWLESSTDAFVGAGVRDASGNSGSYAGTQAEARVRYWLVPGTLRLEAGGAYLAKGRFLEEAPNAPDTGDTRYGYLELSAKF from the coding sequence ATGAACCGCCTTTCGCCGCGCCGCTTCGCTGCCGCCACCGCGTTCGCCGTCGCCGCAGCCATGCCGGCTTCCGCCTTCGCTCAGGACGCGAGTGACTCGCTCCGCTTCAGCATCGAGGGCGATGTGCGGGTGCGCGGCGAAGCGCTGGATGGCCAGTTCCGCGCGAGCGGCCTCGAGGAAGACAGCTTCGTCTCGACACGCACCCGCGTGAAGGCCGAGCTTGCCGCCGGTCCGGTGCGGCTGGTCGGCGAACTGCGCGACGGGCGCAGCCTTTACATGCCCGATGGCGACACTGCCGCACTCAGCACCAGCTCTGTCAACACCATCGAACCGCTTCAGGCCTATGGCGCGTTCGACATCGCCGGCGTCGCCGGCGGCACGCTCACCCTCTCGGGAGGCCGCTTCACGCAGGAGATCGGCTCCGGCCGCCTCGTGGGCATCCCCGGCTTCTCCAACTCGGTCGTGAGCTACGCCGGTGTTCGCGCCGAATGGGAAGGCGCGGGCGATCGCAAGGCGATCTTCTTCTGGACCCGGCCGTTCGACACGCTTCCGAGCGACGACGCCGCGCTGCGCGACAACGAGGTCGAGCTCGACCGCGTCTCGAACACTGTCACCTTCTTCGGCGGCAGCGTCACCACCGGCGTGATCGCCGGCGCGACCGGTGAGGCCTATGTGTATCGCTTCGCCGAAAACGACAGCGTCGCCCGTCCGACCCGAGATCGGAAGCTGGTGACGGTCGGCGGCCGCTTCGCGCGTGATCCCGAAGCAGGCGTCGTCGATTTCGATTTCGAGGCGGCCGGCCAGTTCGGGTCGATCCGTGCAGGAACCGCTCCGACTGCAGGCGAGCTCGACGTCGAAGCGGCGATGCTGCACGCCGAGGCCGGCTACACCTTCGCCACCGGCTGGTCGCCGCGCGTCGCGCTGGCGTTCGATCTCGCCACGGGTGACGGCGCCGACGCGTCCTATGGCCGCTTCGATGCGCTTTACGGCACGCGTCGTTCGGATTTCGGCCCGACCTCGATCTATGGCGCGGTGAAGGGCGCCAACATCGTCTCGCCCGGCATCCGGTTCGACGCCGAGCCGAACGCACGTCTCGATATGTCGCTCTTCGTGCGCGGCCTGTGGCTGGAAAGCAGCACCGATGCCTTCGTCGGCGCGGGTGTTCGCGATGCCAGCGGCAATTCGGGTAGCTATGCCGGCACCCAGGCCGAAGCGCGCGTGCGCTACTGGCTGGTGCCCGGTACCCTGCGACTCGAAGCGGGCGGCGCCTATCTGGCCAAGGGCCGGTTCCTCGAAGAAGCGCCCAATGCGCCCGACACCGGCGACACGCGTTACGGGTATCTCGAGCTTTCGGCGAAGTTCTGA
- a CDS encoding response regulator transcription factor has product MTRTIYIVDDDDPVRASLHGLLSVKSDLVIRGFRTGDAFLAESAELDRGVLLLDFHMPGSTGLDVLLAIQDDPRFAAVILTGQGNVDLAVKAMKAGALDFIEKPYEAETLLRIVDAAFSRLEEDSEEAARVAAAQAKIDKLSPRETDVLKGLIEGRSNKIIAYELDISPRTVEIYRANLMEKLEVRSLSEALRIAFAAGLFPKEEVQAS; this is encoded by the coding sequence GTGACACGAACAATCTACATCGTCGATGATGACGACCCCGTCCGCGCATCGCTCCACGGCCTGTTGTCGGTGAAATCGGATCTCGTGATCCGCGGCTTTCGCACGGGCGATGCGTTCCTTGCCGAATCCGCCGAGCTCGACCGGGGCGTCCTGCTGCTCGACTTCCACATGCCGGGTTCGACCGGGCTCGACGTACTGCTCGCGATTCAGGACGATCCCCGCTTCGCGGCAGTGATCCTGACTGGCCAGGGCAATGTCGATCTGGCCGTGAAAGCCATGAAGGCCGGCGCGCTCGACTTCATAGAAAAGCCCTATGAGGCCGAAACGCTGCTGCGAATCGTCGATGCCGCCTTCTCCCGGCTCGAAGAGGATAGCGAGGAGGCCGCCCGCGTCGCCGCAGCGCAGGCGAAGATCGACAAGCTCAGCCCGCGGGAAACCGATGTGCTGAAGGGGCTGATCGAAGGGCGCTCGAACAAGATCATCGCCTATGAGCTCGACATCAGCCCGCGCACGGTGGAGATCTATCGCGCGAACCTGATGGAGAAGCTCGAGGTCCGCAGCCTTTCGGAGGCCTTGCGCATCGCCTTCGCCGCCGGGTTGTTCCCAAAGGAAGAGGTCCAGGCGTCCTAA
- a CDS encoding PAS domain S-box protein: MPARRRLAAYLAAAAALCGLVELIGGWSLGLRWLRGFGVEGHPIWPWTSVGYIVLSLGYLAGLLGHKRLARRIWIAPLVIAGASIAQILGGFSLGTDTLLFADALRDYPLDAAGRPTLNSAASILLLTCAGYVSVSGKLRGADRFLLGEHANLLASASLGLGILAALLAIFSSLSQQSSGLFTGALPAGIMAVLLSTACIVWNVDFGRHRLLSRRHVDWRAIAGLLPVVLFFPVVPSLLEVALTDADLMSPLAREMIVVFGNIAIVAVVTYWAVVRLAHEQALLTDFNEALEFTTIVLVTEDGRISHWSRGCEQLYGWSAAEARGKRKYELLRSRCEQDWQTGLPRRTGPDVQQLVEQRRDGSEVTVLERTRRVERPGREPLVICNISDVSCEAEAMAALRASEDRLAIAMSAHELGIFEWDVQTGAITWSPGTEQRLGLAPNAIGDFESWRAQVEPEDVQQILDTIARAVADRAERFTFRYRFLQQSGTVRAVEGSSRAFYDAQDNLVRTVGVIMDVSEREEREMALRAREAQLRSVLETVPDGMVVVDEMGKIREFSAAAEALWGYRAGDVVGRDYTLLIPQDQRERVMTSLGEFLRAGDSDLVSRAATAVGEHADGRRFPLEGRGGVMRVDGGVLFTFFFRDISERLAAEERLSDLNAELAHVSRQSAMSELAADIAHELNQPLSATANFLSAARILIEQQGDADRISELLRMANEQIQRAGEIIRRMRAFMSKGEVEIGAESLEQTLRDAAELVLVGTGQFDIDVTYSLDPAARLIFADRIQIQQVLVNLLRNAIDVLRNSPTSERSIHIASRKLNEQFIEVSVSDTGPGIKDTVLKQLYTRFVTTKQNAGMGIGLSISRRIIEAHGGTLEAENRPEGGATFRFTVPAVRELEEA, translated from the coding sequence ATGCCGGCCAGACGGCGACTAGCGGCATATCTCGCCGCCGCCGCGGCTCTGTGCGGCCTTGTCGAGCTGATAGGCGGCTGGTCCCTCGGCCTCCGGTGGCTCCGCGGCTTCGGCGTCGAAGGCCACCCGATCTGGCCGTGGACGTCGGTGGGCTATATCGTGCTGTCGCTCGGCTATCTGGCGGGCCTGCTCGGGCACAAACGCCTCGCGCGCCGGATCTGGATTGCGCCGCTCGTCATTGCCGGCGCCTCGATCGCGCAGATTCTGGGCGGCTTCAGCCTCGGCACCGACACGTTGCTGTTCGCCGACGCGCTGCGCGACTATCCGCTCGACGCGGCGGGCCGGCCAACGCTGAATTCGGCGGCCTCGATCCTGCTCCTGACGTGCGCCGGCTATGTAAGCGTCAGCGGAAAGCTGCGCGGGGCGGATCGCTTTCTTTTGGGCGAGCACGCCAACCTGCTGGCGAGCGCGAGCCTCGGCCTGGGTATCCTCGCGGCGCTGCTTGCGATCTTTTCCTCGCTGTCGCAGCAGTCGTCGGGCCTGTTCACCGGTGCGCTTCCCGCCGGAATCATGGCGGTGCTGCTGTCGACCGCGTGCATCGTGTGGAACGTCGACTTCGGCCGGCACCGCCTTCTGAGCCGCCGTCACGTCGATTGGCGTGCGATCGCGGGATTGCTGCCGGTGGTGCTCTTTTTTCCGGTCGTGCCCTCGCTGCTCGAAGTGGCGCTCACCGACGCCGATCTGATGTCTCCGCTGGCGCGGGAGATGATCGTCGTGTTCGGCAACATCGCGATCGTGGCGGTCGTCACGTATTGGGCTGTCGTCAGGCTCGCGCACGAACAGGCGCTGCTGACCGACTTCAATGAGGCGCTCGAATTCACGACCATCGTGCTGGTGACCGAGGACGGGCGAATCAGCCACTGGTCGCGCGGATGCGAACAACTCTATGGCTGGAGCGCCGCGGAAGCACGAGGCAAGCGGAAGTACGAACTACTGCGGTCCCGATGCGAGCAGGATTGGCAAACGGGCCTCCCCCGCCGCACCGGACCCGATGTGCAGCAACTGGTGGAGCAACGCCGCGACGGAAGCGAAGTCACCGTTCTCGAGCGAACCCGTCGCGTGGAGCGACCGGGGCGCGAGCCGCTGGTCATCTGCAACATCTCCGACGTTTCGTGCGAGGCCGAGGCGATGGCCGCGCTCCGGGCGAGCGAGGATCGGCTCGCGATCGCGATGTCGGCGCATGAACTCGGCATTTTCGAATGGGATGTGCAGACGGGAGCGATCACCTGGTCCCCCGGCACCGAACAACGGCTCGGCCTCGCGCCGAACGCGATCGGCGACTTCGAAAGCTGGCGGGCACAGGTGGAACCGGAGGATGTCCAGCAAATCCTCGACACGATCGCCAGAGCCGTCGCCGATCGCGCCGAGCGCTTCACCTTCCGATACCGTTTCCTTCAGCAGAGCGGCACCGTCCGCGCCGTCGAGGGATCGTCACGCGCATTCTACGATGCCCAGGACAATCTGGTACGCACCGTCGGAGTGATCATGGACGTCAGCGAGCGCGAGGAGCGCGAGATGGCGCTGCGCGCGCGGGAGGCGCAGCTGCGCTCGGTGCTCGAGACCGTGCCCGACGGGATGGTGGTGGTCGACGAGATGGGCAAGATCCGCGAATTCAGCGCAGCGGCAGAAGCGTTGTGGGGCTATCGCGCCGGGGACGTCGTGGGCAGGGACTATACGCTGCTCATTCCACAGGACCAGCGCGAGCGGGTCATGACATCGCTGGGAGAATTTCTTCGCGCGGGAGACAGTGATCTCGTCAGCCGGGCCGCCACCGCAGTGGGAGAACATGCCGATGGACGCCGCTTCCCGCTGGAGGGAAGAGGCGGAGTCATGCGGGTCGACGGAGGCGTTCTGTTCACTTTCTTCTTCCGCGACATTTCCGAACGGCTGGCTGCCGAGGAGCGGCTGAGCGATCTCAACGCCGAGCTGGCCCATGTTTCGCGGCAGAGCGCGATGAGCGAACTGGCGGCGGACATCGCGCACGAACTGAACCAGCCACTGAGCGCGACCGCAAATTTCCTGTCCGCTGCGCGCATCCTGATCGAGCAGCAGGGCGATGCCGATCGCATTTCCGAGCTGCTTCGCATGGCCAACGAACAGATCCAGCGCGCCGGCGAGATCATCAGGCGGATGCGGGCGTTCATGTCCAAGGGTGAGGTCGAGATCGGAGCGGAATCGCTCGAGCAGACGCTGCGTGACGCTGCCGAGCTGGTTCTCGTCGGCACCGGGCAGTTCGACATCGACGTGACCTATTCGCTGGATCCTGCCGCTCGGCTGATCTTCGCAGACCGCATTCAGATCCAGCAGGTGCTGGTAAATCTGCTGCGCAACGCGATCGACGTTCTGCGCAATTCGCCGACGAGCGAGCGCAGCATCCACATCGCCTCGCGCAAGCTTAACGAGCAATTCATCGAAGTAAGCGTGAGCGATACCGGACCCGGAATAAAAGATACGGTTCTAAAACAATTGTATACCCGTTTCGTTACGACGAAACAGAATGCCGGAATGGGTATTGGTCTTTCGATCAGCAGGCGTATCATTGAGGCGCATGGTGGTACGCTGGAAGCGGAGAACCGTCCTGAAGGCGGCGCGACATTCCGGTTCACCGTACCGGCAGTAAGGGAGTTGGAGGAAGCGTGA
- a CDS encoding amidohydrolase — protein sequence MLGAAVALAGCAAAGAGGTSSASASSDADARGESYSRDPYPSTYRPYAGVPTLVTNVTILDGEGGRIENGAVLFRDGRIVEVGSDLAARAGVTVIDGAGSYLTPGIIDVHSHLGDYPSPSVAAVSDGNEATAPTTPEVWAEHSVWPQDPGFSRALANGGVTTLQILPGSANLMGGRSVTVKNVYARTVQGMRFPGAPYGLKMACGENPKRVYGSRNRMPSTRMGNLAVNRQTWAEAQAYDRKWDKYEAEGGDPPARDIGMDTLRGVLDGEILIQNHCYRADEMAVVLDMAREFGYRVTAFHHAVEAYKIADLLRESDTCAAVWADWWGFKLEAYDETDANLAILDDQGACALIHSDDANGIQRLNQEVAKARAAGIRAGMDISEEHAWRWLGINPARVLGIADQTGSIRAGKMADLVLWNGNPFSVYTRPQMVWVDGALLYDMNNPELRPVSDFELGQPGQGM from the coding sequence ATGCTGGGCGCGGCCGTCGCGCTCGCGGGCTGTGCCGCCGCGGGCGCCGGCGGCACTTCCAGCGCCTCGGCATCGTCCGATGCGGACGCGCGGGGGGAGAGCTACTCGCGCGATCCCTACCCCTCGACCTATCGGCCCTATGCGGGGGTGCCGACGCTCGTCACCAACGTCACCATCCTGGACGGCGAGGGTGGCCGGATCGAGAACGGCGCGGTGCTGTTCCGCGACGGGCGGATCGTCGAGGTCGGATCCGATCTCGCGGCCCGCGCCGGCGTGACGGTGATCGACGGGGCGGGCAGCTATCTCACGCCCGGCATCATCGACGTGCACAGCCATCTGGGCGACTATCCTTCGCCCTCGGTGGCGGCGGTCTCCGACGGGAATGAAGCGACCGCGCCCACGACGCCCGAGGTTTGGGCCGAACACAGCGTCTGGCCGCAGGATCCCGGCTTTTCCCGCGCGCTCGCCAATGGCGGAGTGACCACGCTTCAGATCCTGCCCGGCTCGGCGAACCTGATGGGCGGGCGCTCGGTCACGGTGAAGAATGTCTATGCGCGGACGGTGCAGGGCATGCGCTTCCCGGGCGCCCCCTATGGGCTCAAGATGGCGTGCGGCGAAAACCCGAAGCGCGTCTATGGCTCGCGCAACCGGATGCCTTCGACGCGGATGGGCAATCTCGCGGTCAATCGCCAGACCTGGGCGGAGGCGCAGGCATATGATCGCAAGTGGGACAAATATGAGGCCGAGGGCGGGGATCCGCCCGCGCGCGATATCGGCATGGATACCCTGCGCGGCGTGCTCGACGGCGAAATCCTGATCCAGAACCATTGCTACCGCGCCGACGAGATGGCGGTGGTCCTCGATATGGCGCGTGAGTTCGGCTATCGCGTCACTGCGTTCCACCACGCGGTCGAAGCCTATAAGATCGCCGATCTGCTCCGCGAAAGCGATACATGCGCAGCGGTCTGGGCCGATTGGTGGGGTTTCAAGCTCGAAGCCTATGACGAAACCGACGCCAATCTCGCGATCCTCGACGATCAGGGTGCCTGCGCACTGATCCATTCGGACGATGCCAACGGCATCCAGCGGCTCAATCAGGAAGTCGCCAAGGCACGTGCCGCCGGCATCCGCGCCGGAATGGACATCAGCGAGGAACATGCCTGGCGCTGGCTCGGAATCAATCCTGCGCGCGTGCTCGGCATCGCGGACCAGACCGGCAGCATCCGCGCCGGCAAGATGGCCGATCTCGTGCTGTGGAACGGCAATCCGTTCAGCGTTTACACGCGCCCGCAGATGGTGTGGGTCGATGGCGCTCTATTGTACGACATGAACAATCCCGAGTTGCGGCCGGTGTCGGACTTCGAGCTCGGCCAGCCGGGGCAGGGGATGTGA
- a CDS encoding amidohydrolase family protein: MKRMMLSATAIAAVFAAAIPAAAQDVAITNARLVIGDGSAPVEGGTVVIRDGRVVAAGTNVAVPAGLRTVDAQGKWVSPGIVAGFSRLGIVEISGVSETNDTSADDSPFHAALDVAPAVNPLASAIALNRAEGVTRAVVAPGTGESIFAGQGAVIDLGADMDAVTAPRAFQYMEYGEAGARTAGGSRPAALAMLRNALMEARDYARDPAAFADRGRDAFLTRLDAAALAPVVQGRVPLLVHVERGSDILTVLDLTSEFPDLDLVLVGATEGWTVAPRIAAAGVPVIAAALNDLPASFEQLAATQSNLGRMRAAGVKIAIGLFNDEAHQVRWVKQYAGNLVGLSRVPGETGLDWGAAFAAISSGPAEALGMGGEIGSLRPGRRGDVVIWDGDPLEVGTAATMVFVDGVEQPLETRQQRLRDRYLTPPDGRLPNAYRH; encoded by the coding sequence ATGAAGCGCATGATGCTTTCCGCGACCGCGATCGCAGCGGTTTTCGCCGCCGCGATTCCCGCCGCTGCGCAGGATGTCGCCATCACCAACGCGCGGCTCGTGATCGGTGACGGCTCGGCGCCAGTGGAGGGTGGCACGGTCGTGATCCGCGACGGCCGTGTCGTCGCCGCCGGTACGAACGTCGCCGTTCCCGCGGGGCTCCGCACCGTCGATGCGCAGGGCAAATGGGTGTCGCCCGGCATCGTTGCAGGGTTCAGTCGGCTTGGCATTGTCGAGATTTCCGGCGTCTCCGAAACGAACGATACCAGCGCCGACGATTCGCCCTTTCACGCCGCGCTGGATGTCGCCCCGGCGGTCAATCCGCTCGCCAGCGCGATCGCGCTGAACCGGGCCGAAGGCGTCACCCGCGCGGTCGTCGCTCCCGGCACCGGCGAGTCGATTTTCGCCGGCCAGGGCGCGGTGATCGACCTTGGAGCGGACATGGACGCGGTCACCGCGCCGCGCGCGTTCCAGTACATGGAATATGGCGAAGCCGGCGCCCGCACGGCGGGCGGCAGCCGCCCGGCCGCGCTCGCGATGCTGCGCAACGCGCTGATGGAGGCACGCGACTATGCGCGCGATCCGGCGGCCTTCGCCGATCGCGGCCGCGACGCGTTCCTCACGCGGCTCGATGCCGCGGCGCTGGCGCCGGTGGTGCAGGGGCGCGTGCCGCTGCTGGTCCATGTCGAGCGCGGATCGGACATTCTGACCGTCCTCGATCTCACGAGCGAGTTTCCCGATCTCGATCTCGTCCTGGTCGGTGCGACCGAGGGCTGGACGGTCGCTCCGCGCATTGCGGCAGCCGGCGTGCCGGTGATCGCCGCCGCGCTCAACGATCTGCCGGCCTCGTTCGAACAGCTCGCCGCCACCCAGTCGAACCTCGGCCGGATGCGCGCGGCCGGAGTGAAAATCGCGATCGGCCTGTTCAACGACGAGGCCCATCAGGTGCGCTGGGTGAAGCAATATGCCGGCAATCTGGTCGGGCTTTCGCGGGTTCCGGGCGAGACCGGACTCGATTGGGGCGCTGCCTTCGCGGCGATCAGTTCGGGTCCGGCAGAGGCACTCGGCATGGGCGGCGAGATCGGCTCGCTGCGTCCGGGCCGCCGCGGCGATGTGGTGATCTGGGACGGCGATCCGCTCGAGGTCGGGACGGCGGCGACGATGGTGTTCGTCGACGGCGTCGAGCAGCCGCTCGAAACCCGTCAGCAGCGGCTGCGCGATCGTTATCTCACCCCGCCGGACGGGCGTCTGCCGAACGCCTATCGGCATTGA
- a CDS encoding PhoX family protein, which yields MTDQTDLSLGYTDGDIDTNNTGAISLNSLVDQRLSRRQTLRSGASAAAVAVFGGTVLTACDEATTSSDAPPTVTAGSSGATTAGRMVTLTGTASDNGTVGAVAWAQTGGPTVTLSSPNANTTTFLAPSVAEPTTLTFRFTAADENAQTTSATTTVTVSPAVLGFTAVPKNRNDIVTVPEGYTVTVMTALGDPLAAGVPAFRNDGSDTDYANRIGDHGDALYWYGLSSSGTRDDNSSTRGLLVQNHENLNVQYLHPAGPTAPGGVRPEAEAIKEIEAHGVSVTEYRRTNGAWAYVQDSAFNRRITPNTPTVLHGPVRGTSWVVTAYSPTGVAGRGTINNCANGHTPWGTNLTCEENWAGYFRRSGDDALRSAKELTSLRRYGVTSSSGNYLWSTVTPADASSTIFRKWDARATAGTPTSDFRNEPFQYGWVVEHDPYDKNAAPRKRTALGRMGHEGAWLSRAEAGKKLAVYMGDDSRGEYFYKYVSNASWDAADATSANRLAMGDKYLDQGTLHVARFNADGTGQWLPLTFGQVPNRPAAGADPEYVFADQADILVNARLAADAVGATGMDRPEWTATNMVNGEVYLTLTNNNATVRPLNGTNAANPRHYNDPKGTSAQRGNPNGHIIRIRENGDDPAAAGFTWDIYLFGAGSDLDPNNINVSGLTAGNDFSSPDGIWFSRPTNPAGLVNPVLWIQTDDGAYTDVTNNQMLAAMPGRVGDGGARTITNTGANGATATQATRVGKPATDATVKRFLIGPVECEITGVDSTPDGRTLFVGIQHPGEDGTPAAPTSNWPANQNGAAPAGTRPRSAVVAITKNDGGVIAL from the coding sequence ATGACCGACCAGACCGACCTGAGCCTCGGCTATACCGACGGCGACATCGACACCAACAACACCGGCGCCATCTCGCTGAACTCGCTGGTCGACCAGCGCCTCTCGCGCCGTCAGACGCTGCGCAGCGGCGCCTCGGCCGCGGCGGTCGCGGTGTTCGGCGGCACAGTGCTGACCGCCTGCGACGAAGCCACCACGAGCTCCGATGCACCGCCGACCGTGACCGCAGGATCGAGCGGCGCGACGACGGCGGGACGGATGGTGACGCTCACCGGCACGGCATCCGACAACGGGACGGTCGGCGCGGTGGCCTGGGCGCAGACCGGCGGCCCGACCGTGACGCTCAGCAGCCCGAACGCCAACACCACGACCTTCCTGGCGCCCAGCGTGGCCGAGCCGACCACCCTCACCTTCCGCTTCACTGCCGCTGATGAAAACGCGCAGACGACGAGCGCGACCACGACCGTCACGGTCAGCCCGGCGGTGCTCGGCTTCACCGCAGTCCCCAAGAACCGCAATGACATCGTCACCGTGCCTGAAGGCTATACGGTGACCGTGATGACCGCGCTGGGCGATCCGCTGGCTGCGGGCGTGCCGGCGTTCAGGAACGACGGCTCCGATACCGATTATGCCAACCGCATCGGCGATCATGGCGACGCGCTCTACTGGTACGGCCTGAGCAGCTCGGGCACGCGTGACGACAACAGCTCGACGCGCGGGCTGCTGGTGCAGAACCACGAGAACCTCAACGTCCAGTATCTCCACCCCGCCGGCCCGACCGCGCCCGGCGGCGTCCGCCCGGAAGCCGAGGCGATCAAGGAGATCGAGGCGCACGGCGTCAGCGTCACCGAATATCGCCGGACGAACGGCGCCTGGGCTTATGTGCAGGACAGCGCATTCAACCGCCGCATCACGCCGAACACGCCTACCGTGCTGCACGGTCCGGTGCGCGGCACCAGCTGGGTGGTCACTGCCTATTCGCCGACCGGTGTCGCCGGCCGCGGCACGATCAACAACTGCGCCAACGGCCACACCCCCTGGGGCACGAACCTGACGTGCGAAGAGAATTGGGCGGGCTATTTCCGTCGCAGCGGCGACGATGCGCTGCGCAGCGCCAAGGAACTGACGTCGCTGCGCCGCTATGGCGTGACCAGCAGCAGCGGCAACTATCTGTGGTCGACGGTGACGCCGGCGGACGCCAGCAGCACCATCTTCCGCAAGTGGGATGCGCGCGCCACGGCCGGAACGCCCACCAGCGACTTCCGCAACGAACCCTTCCAATATGGCTGGGTCGTCGAACATGATCCCTATGACAAGAATGCGGCGCCGCGGAAGCGCACCGCGCTCGGCCGCATGGGGCATGAAGGTGCCTGGCTGAGCCGTGCGGAAGCCGGCAAAAAGCTCGCCGTCTATATGGGCGACGATTCGCGCGGCGAATATTTCTACAAATATGTGTCGAACGCGAGCTGGGACGCGGCGGACGCGACTTCGGCCAACCGCCTCGCCATGGGCGACAAATATCTCGACCAGGGCACGCTCCACGTCGCGCGGTTCAACGCCGACGGCACCGGCCAGTGGCTCCCGCTGACGTTCGGGCAGGTTCCGAACCGTCCGGCCGCCGGCGCGGATCCGGAATATGTCTTCGCCGATCAGGCCGACATCCTCGTCAACGCCCGCCTCGCCGCGGACGCCGTGGGTGCGACGGGCATGGACCGTCCGGAATGGACCGCGACCAACATGGTGAACGGCGAGGTCTATCTCACCCTCACCAACAACAATGCGACGGTGCGCCCGCTGAACGGAACGAACGCCGCCAACCCGCGCCACTACAACGATCCGAAGGGCACTTCGGCCCAGCGCGGCAATCCCAACGGCCATATCATCCGCATCCGCGAAAATGGGGACGATCCGGCCGCAGCGGGCTTTACCTGGGACATCTATCTGTTCGGTGCGGGTTCGGACCTCGATCCGAACAACATCAACGTCTCGGGCCTCACCGCCGGCAATGACTTCTCGAGCCCGGACGGGATCTGGTTCTCGCGACCGACGAACCCGGCGGGCCTGGTGAACCCGGTGCTGTGGATCCAGACCGACGACGGCGCCTACACCGACGTCACCAACAACCAGATGCTCGCCGCGATGCCCGGCCGCGTCGGCGACGGCGGTGCGCGAACCATCACCAACACGGGTGCGAACGGCGCGACCGCAACCCAGGCGACTCGCGTCGGCAAGCCGGCGACGGACGCGACGGTGAAGCGCTTCCTGATCGGCCCGGTCGAGTGCGAGATCACCGGCGTCGACAGCACGCCGGACGGCCGCACGCTGTTCGTCGGCATCCAGCATCCCGGCGAGGACGGCACTCCTGCCGCGCCGACCTCCAACTGGCCTGCCAATCAGAACGGCGCCGCCCCGGCCGGCACGCGGCCGCGCTCGGCGGTGGTCGCGATCACCAAGAACGACGGCGGCGTGATCGCGCTCTGA